Below is a window of Flavobacterium sp. CFS9 DNA.
AAAACTAAAAAAACGAGGTTACAATCAGGTTACTACTTTTGGCACCACTTTATCTGAAAACTTTGCAATTCCTTTTGATCCAAGCTTATTGTACCGAAAAAAATATTCAAAAACCCAATCTAAAAAAAATCTTTTAGGAAGATCCGAAAGTATCGAAAACATCTTTGACGTCAAATTTTCTGAAAAAGATCACAACAAACATTTTTTAATTGTGGACGATGTATTGACCACGGGTGCTACACTTGAGGCTTGTTCCAGAGCTTTGCAAAAAATTCCCGGAGCCAGAATCAGCATTGCCTGTATGGCGATGGCAAATTCATAAGATAAAATTCCAATCAAAAAAAAATCCAAATTCCAACAACAACAGTTATCAAAATTTGGATTTTTTTTCAAATTTTATCTTTTCCTTAGTATAGAATTATTTTCTTAACCGTTCTGCGCTCTCCTTCTATTACAGTCACCAGATACATCCCTGCCGTAGCTCCCGCTAATTGAATATTTTGATTAAAATAAGGCGTTTTATCAAAAGAGTTAAAATATACTTGCTTGCCAAGAATATCATGTACATAAACCTGTACTTTATTGATGGAATCGCTTGTAAACTGAATCGTAAAATTCCCTCTGTTCGGATTCGGATATAAAGTAAACGCTACATTTTCAATATCAACTTCCCCTAAAGTAAAAGTCTTATTGCAAATATTTAATGAAGCTGAATTTATTGTTCCAAAATTACCCGAAACAGCATCACGAACTCTAAAACTCCAGGTTCCTTTCGGGTCCTGTCCGTTAAACACACTCAATAAATCGATCGGAACAACAATCTGACTTGTAGTTTTGGAACAATCTAAAGCAACTCCGGCATCGTCAAACTGAAGAGCCAAAGTAGAATTTATTCCGCCACAGCTGTTACGATCATATAAATTAACTACTGTGCCTTGCGGATTTACGATTTGCAATTCGAAATCGGAAAGCTTATCGTGTGTAACATTAACCAAAACATTTACATCAGAAATCGTCCCGGTTGATGCCGGAACATTTACCGTTTTAGAAGTAAAAGAATTTACCTGAGGAATAGTAAAAGCATTCCCGAAACTATAAGAATCACAAGTTGTCGTTGAAGTATACCCCACCGCAAACGACTTACTATTTAAAGCATAATAAATATTTGCTGTTGGTTCAATCTTAAGTCTGCAATTTGTTGAAGCCGTTACACTGGTCGGAATCTGAACAGTTTGCGAACCATCATTCGGTGTGTTTGCTGCTAAAATTATTGGAAATGTCAAACCTCCATCTGTCGATAATTTAATATTTACTGATGAGGATCCCTGCAATGTATTGGTATTATTCACTGCCCATGTTACCGTCTGGTTCGAGCCAATTGGCCAGCTAACGTCATCCGTGTTTTGCGAAGTAACGGTAAATGGCCCTGCATTAGTTACCACCGTTGCAATCATTGTATCAGTATTTGTCTGTGCGGCTCCAGATGCACCATTGTCTCTTGCAGTCAGGGTAAAATGTAATGTTCTCGCAACAGAAGAAACGGACTCCCAGGTTGTGGTCAACTTGTTCAAAAGTACGTTGTTCAAGTCGGGCATATAACGAACAAGTGAACTTCCCGGACGTACAGACCTAAACATGGGCCCATTGGGTTTATCAGGATAGGCTGTACTATTACTGTTTGCGGTTGATGATCCTGACGCGCTATCAAATTGCTCCCAGGTATAGGTAACACCAGCAACAGCCGAACCGATACCTGTTAAAACAAACGGTGTACTAATAGGAATTGTATAATCTGCACCGGCATCAACTACCGGAGGATTATTTGCTATGGCTGTACTAACGGGACAATTCTTTCCGGACAACGTATTCTGGATTTGCAGAATACTGGCGTAAGCAAAATAATCGTCTGAATGATTTTGAACATCATAACCCTTAGACACTCCTGCATAACCCATTATAGTTGATCCGCTTCCCGGCTCAACGTTTAAACCTGTCCTTTCCGATGCATCGTAAGAAAAAGTATGATATCCTCCAAACTGATGTCCCATTTCATGAGCAACAAAATCAATATCAAAGTTGTCTCCTTCCGGTTTCTGATCAGACGGTGAGGTATAAGCACTTCCTTTCCCCATTGCATCCGACGGTGTCGGACTATCGCAAACACAACCTATACAGCCTGCATTTCCTCCTCCTCCGGACGCTCCAAACAGATGCCCGATATCATAATTAG
It encodes the following:
- a CDS encoding reprolysin-like metallopeptidase is translated as MKKNLLFLFFTFCCAGVYAQNDGLWQKVDAVSLSKRGVTSQPGRLYYKLNSDFLKTKLSVTTAKTAKNTSTEITFPNAGGTLERFTVWESSNFEPELQAKYPEIRAYEGRGLDDKTAKIYFSVAPIGVQTMVLRTDKPSEYIEQNQEDKSSYVLFTKNDEASKSRLTCKTTDVQANTSTSPNTAKSAANNKSFKTFRLALSCTGEYTAYFGGTKAGALAGMNATLARVNGVFNKDLAVRVVLIANNDAVIYTNGLTDPYSDPDRGTSRDPSDGNDYWSKEVQSNLTSVIGEANYDIGHLFGASGGGGNAGCIGCVCDSPTPSDAMGKGSAYTSPSDQKPEGDNFDIDFVAHEMGHQFGGYHTFSYDASERTGLNVEPGSGSTIMGYAGVSKGYDVQNHSDDYFAYASILQIQNTLSGKNCPVSTAIANNPPVVDAGADYTIPISTPFVLTGIGSAVAGVTYTWEQFDSASGSSTANSNSTAYPDKPNGPMFRSVRPGSSLVRYMPDLNNVLLNKLTTTWESVSSVARTLHFTLTARDNGASGAAQTNTDTMIATVVTNAGPFTVTSQNTDDVSWPIGSNQTVTWAVNNTNTLQGSSSVNIKLSTDGGLTFPIILAANTPNDGSQTVQIPTSVTASTNCRLKIEPTANIYYALNSKSFAVGYTSTTTCDSYSFGNAFTIPQVNSFTSKTVNVPASTGTISDVNVLVNVTHDKLSDFELQIVNPQGTVVNLYDRNSCGGINSTLALQFDDAGVALDCSKTTSQIVVPIDLLSVFNGQDPKGTWSFRVRDAVSGNFGTINSASLNICNKTFTLGEVDIENVAFTLYPNPNRGNFTIQFTSDSINKVQVYVHDILGKQVYFNSFDKTPYFNQNIQLAGATAGMYLVTVIEGERRTVKKIILY